The Micromonospora sp. NBC_00421 genome contains a region encoding:
- a CDS encoding DUF3311 domain-containing protein, whose product MTAGEPETPRTASSRAKDHSPWNWLLFVPIVVPLIPVLFNADSPRLFGFPRFYWLQLVWILLGVATTTLVYQMTKKRGDH is encoded by the coding sequence ATGACCGCTGGCGAACCGGAGACGCCGCGTACCGCGTCGTCCAGGGCGAAGGACCACAGCCCCTGGAACTGGTTGCTCTTCGTCCCGATCGTGGTGCCGCTGATCCCGGTGCTGTTCAACGCGGACTCGCCCCGGCTGTTCGGCTTCCCGCGCTTCTACTGGCTGCAACTGGTCTGGATCCTGCTCGGGGTGGCCACCACCACGCTGGTCTACCAGATGACCAAGAAGCGGGGTGACCACTAA
- the mctP gene encoding monocarboxylate uptake permease MctP encodes MWRDHLVEIIVFSALFLLVSAMGFVAARWRAPKDMAHLDEWGLGGRSFGGWITWFLVGGDLYTAYTFVAVPALMFGAGAAGFFAVPYTIVIYPLVFLVLCRLWSVSHRHGFVTPADFVRRRFDSPVLALLIAITGIVATMPYIALQLVGIEAVLKTMGVTGDNAVARHLPIIIAFAILAAYTYQSGLRAPALIAFVKDSLIYVVILVAVIYLPYKLGGWGSIFDAADAKFAASPNPNDGILLNADNQLQYVTLAFGSALALFLYPHSITGVLASRSRDVIKRNMSALPAYSLLLGLIALLGFMAIAAGVKPLPGAKEGTVDSNTVVPVLFDKQFPDWFAGVAYAAIGIGALVPAAIMSIAAANLFTRNIYREYLKRDASPAQEANVSKITSLVVKVGAVACIVFLDPQFSIDLQLIGGVIILQTLPAVALGLYTRWFHRGALIAGWAAGMGLGMWMLYQIPNPVSKRAHFGGSAFPLSDFGVDTKKTIYVGIVAVLVNLVVAVLVTLALRAAKVAEGVDGTTPDDYFADEGDPRVTPGPDRDADSAREPVA; translated from the coding sequence ATGTGGCGGGATCATCTGGTCGAGATCATCGTGTTTTCGGCGCTCTTCCTGCTGGTGAGCGCGATGGGCTTCGTGGCGGCCCGGTGGCGGGCGCCGAAGGACATGGCACACCTCGACGAGTGGGGTCTGGGCGGGCGCAGCTTCGGCGGCTGGATCACCTGGTTCCTGGTCGGCGGTGACCTCTACACGGCGTACACGTTCGTTGCGGTGCCGGCGTTGATGTTCGGGGCGGGCGCGGCCGGGTTCTTCGCCGTGCCGTACACGATCGTCATCTACCCGCTGGTGTTCCTGGTGCTCTGCCGACTCTGGTCGGTGTCGCACCGGCACGGTTTCGTCACCCCGGCCGACTTCGTCCGCCGCCGGTTCGACTCGCCGGTGCTGGCCCTGCTGATCGCGATCACCGGCATCGTCGCGACCATGCCGTACATCGCGTTGCAGTTGGTCGGCATCGAGGCGGTACTCAAGACGATGGGGGTCACCGGTGACAACGCGGTGGCCCGGCACCTGCCGATCATCATCGCCTTCGCGATCCTGGCCGCCTACACCTACCAGTCCGGGTTGCGCGCCCCGGCGCTGATCGCCTTCGTCAAGGACAGCCTGATCTACGTCGTCATCCTGGTGGCGGTCATCTATCTGCCGTACAAGCTGGGGGGTTGGGGTTCGATCTTCGACGCCGCGGACGCGAAGTTCGCCGCCTCGCCGAACCCGAACGACGGCATCCTGCTCAACGCCGACAACCAGCTCCAGTACGTCACCCTGGCGTTCGGTTCGGCATTGGCGCTGTTCCTCTATCCACACAGCATCACCGGCGTGCTTGCCAGCCGGAGCCGGGACGTGATCAAACGGAACATGTCGGCGTTGCCGGCGTACAGCCTGCTGCTCGGGTTGATCGCGTTGCTCGGCTTCATGGCCATCGCGGCCGGGGTGAAGCCGTTGCCCGGGGCGAAGGAGGGCACCGTCGACAGCAACACGGTGGTGCCTGTGCTGTTCGACAAGCAGTTCCCGGACTGGTTCGCCGGGGTGGCGTACGCGGCGATCGGCATCGGCGCACTGGTGCCGGCGGCCATCATGTCGATCGCGGCGGCGAACCTGTTCACCCGCAACATCTACCGGGAGTACCTGAAGCGGGACGCCAGCCCGGCCCAGGAGGCGAACGTCTCGAAGATCACCTCGCTGGTCGTGAAGGTCGGCGCGGTGGCCTGCATCGTCTTCCTCGACCCGCAGTTCTCCATCGACCTACAGCTGATCGGTGGCGTGATCATCCTCCAGACGCTACCGGCGGTGGCACTGGGCCTCTACACCCGCTGGTTCCACCGGGGCGCGCTGATCGCCGGCTGGGCGGCCGGTATGGGGCTGGGCATGTGGATGCTCTACCAGATCCCCAATCCCGTCTCGAAGCGCGCGCACTTCGGCGGGTCGGCGTTCCCACTGTCCGACTTCGGCGTCGACACCAAGAAGACGATCTACGTCGGCATCGTCGCGGTGCTGGTGAACCTGGTGGTGGCGGTGCTGGTCACGCTGGCGCTGCGGGCGGCGAAGGTGGCCGAGGGCGTGGACGGCACCACCCCCGACGACTACTTCGCCGACGAGGGCGACCCGCGCGTCACCCCCGGCCCCGACCGGGACGCCGACTCGGCCCGCGAACCGGTCGCCTGA
- a CDS encoding MarR family winged helix-turn-helix transcriptional regulator gives MTDEPATGTDPGDGTLGRIETEVALLMRLGEATRRATGSAEHRVLDRAAYVILRHLDATGPQNVSALAARLNLDGSTVTRQVSALQRDGLITRAPDPADGRGTVISPTPAGLHRMAAVQAARTRLYGDILADWTPADRDTLATLLGRLNEALDSRTRRR, from the coding sequence ATGACCGACGAACCCGCGACGGGAACGGACCCGGGCGACGGCACGCTCGGCCGGATCGAGACCGAAGTCGCCCTGCTGATGCGGCTGGGCGAGGCGACCCGCCGGGCCACCGGCAGCGCCGAGCACCGGGTCCTCGACCGGGCGGCGTACGTGATCCTGCGGCACCTGGACGCCACCGGCCCGCAGAACGTCTCGGCGCTTGCCGCCCGGCTCAACCTGGACGGCTCCACGGTGACCCGCCAGGTGTCGGCGCTGCAACGCGACGGCCTGATCACCCGCGCCCCCGACCCGGCCGACGGGCGCGGCACGGTGATCTCCCCCACCCCCGCCGGGCTGCACCGGATGGCCGCCGTCCAGGCCGCCCGGACCCGGCTCTACGGCGACATCCTCGCCGACTGGACCCCCGCCGACCGGGACACCCTGGCCACCCTGCTGGGCCGACTCAACGAGGCCCTCGACTCCCGTACCCGCCGCCGCTGA
- a CDS encoding MFS transporter — translation MDRRNEPHRSAIYATTLVAFLAIAGIAVVDPILPAIGTAIGVTAWQVELLFTAYIAVMAVGMIPATLASGRFGFKPVLVTGVSVVGLAAIAASFSNDIVQLSVLRGVWGLGNAMFFATAMVVLVNLANDREWVVGLFETALGLGFAVGPLIGGLLGEVSWRLPFFVCGVFMVFALIVAARRLREPTNRQAPVRLGQIFATYRRPAFVTLCVVTAAYNFVFFVVLGYTPLFLGLDVIPLGLAFTGWGLGLAAGILLVGHRLAHRIGAVQTVGVALLGLLACMVLFATSAGTAEALVVLVVAGLCMGLANANLTDLALGLGSGDRRVATGAFNLVRWGAAAPAPILSGKLAEHSLALPFWVGFGVLAVGLLVYLAFAHLMAAGYGERVLWSRWNRAARQAEHAPEEPVGEAY, via the coding sequence GTGGATCGGCGTAACGAACCACACCGCAGTGCCATCTACGCCACCACGCTGGTGGCCTTCCTCGCCATCGCCGGCATCGCCGTGGTGGACCCCATCCTGCCCGCCATCGGCACCGCGATCGGGGTCACCGCCTGGCAGGTCGAACTGCTCTTCACCGCGTACATCGCGGTGATGGCGGTCGGGATGATCCCGGCGACCCTGGCCAGCGGACGGTTCGGCTTCAAGCCGGTGCTCGTCACCGGCGTCTCGGTGGTCGGCCTGGCCGCCATCGCCGCCTCGTTCAGCAACGACATCGTGCAACTGTCGGTGCTGCGTGGCGTCTGGGGGCTGGGCAACGCGATGTTCTTCGCCACCGCCATGGTGGTGCTTGTCAACCTGGCCAACGACCGGGAATGGGTGGTCGGCCTCTTCGAGACCGCGCTCGGCCTCGGGTTCGCCGTCGGTCCGCTGATCGGCGGCCTGCTCGGTGAGGTCAGCTGGCGACTGCCGTTCTTCGTCTGCGGCGTGTTCATGGTGTTCGCCCTGATCGTGGCCGCCCGCAGGCTTCGCGAGCCGACCAACCGGCAGGCCCCCGTACGGCTGGGGCAGATCTTCGCCACCTACCGCCGGCCGGCGTTCGTCACCCTCTGCGTGGTCACCGCCGCGTACAACTTCGTCTTTTTCGTGGTGCTCGGCTACACGCCGCTCTTCCTCGGTCTCGACGTCATCCCCCTGGGGCTGGCCTTCACCGGCTGGGGCCTCGGCCTGGCCGCCGGCATCCTGCTGGTCGGCCACCGGCTGGCCCACCGGATCGGCGCGGTGCAGACCGTCGGGGTGGCCCTGCTCGGCTTGCTGGCCTGCATGGTCCTCTTCGCGACCTCGGCCGGCACCGCCGAGGCGCTTGTGGTGCTGGTCGTCGCCGGCCTGTGCATGGGCCTGGCCAACGCCAACCTCACCGACCTGGCCCTCGGCCTCGGCTCCGGTGACCGCCGGGTCGCCACCGGGGCGTTCAACCTGGTCCGTTGGGGCGCTGCCGCACCCGCCCCGATCCTCTCCGGCAAGCTCGCCGAACACAGCCTGGCGCTGCCGTTCTGGGTCGGCTTCGGGGTGCTCGCCGTCGGTCTGCTGGTCTACCTGGCCTTCGCGCACCTGATGGCCGCCGGCTATGGCGAACGGGTGCTCTGGTCGCGCTGGAACCGGGCCGCCCGGCAGGCCGAACACGCCCCCGAGGAACCGGTCGGCGAGGCGTACTGA
- a CDS encoding sulfite exporter TauE/SafE family protein, producing the protein MDLSDAALLLVAGLAAGTVNAAAGGGSLITFPAMIAVGLPPVAANVSNSVSVFPGYVASVAGSRMDLPPRRTLWPLLPTAVLGTGVGCLLLLATPARAFELVVPFLVLGATAVLAFQGPLRRLVGHPADLGTRRRTLTVQAMVAVGTVYGGYFGAALGVMLVAGLALVLDATLARVSAVKNLLSAVVGLTTLVVFALFGPVNWAAVAVVAPATMFGGYVGARVTRRLPPVVLRSLIVCFGTTIGLYLLWRALG; encoded by the coding sequence ATGGACCTCTCCGATGCCGCGCTGCTGCTCGTCGCCGGTCTCGCCGCGGGCACGGTGAACGCGGCGGCCGGCGGTGGTTCGCTGATCACCTTTCCGGCGATGATCGCGGTGGGTCTGCCGCCTGTCGCGGCCAACGTCAGCAACTCGGTGTCGGTCTTTCCCGGCTACGTGGCGAGTGTGGCGGGCAGCCGGATGGACCTGCCGCCCCGGCGGACGCTGTGGCCGTTGCTGCCGACGGCGGTGCTCGGCACGGGTGTCGGCTGCCTGCTCCTGCTGGCCACCCCGGCGCGGGCGTTCGAGCTGGTGGTGCCGTTCCTGGTGCTCGGGGCCACGGCGGTGCTGGCCTTCCAGGGGCCGCTGCGCCGGCTGGTCGGTCACCCGGCCGACCTGGGCACGCGCCGCCGTACCCTCACGGTGCAGGCGATGGTCGCGGTCGGCACGGTGTACGGCGGCTACTTCGGCGCGGCGCTGGGGGTGATGCTGGTCGCCGGCCTGGCCCTGGTGTTGGACGCGACGCTGGCCCGGGTGTCGGCGGTGAAGAACCTGCTCTCCGCCGTGGTGGGGTTGACCACGCTTGTGGTGTTCGCCCTGTTCGGGCCGGTGAACTGGGCGGCGGTGGCGGTGGTCGCGCCGGCCACCATGTTCGGCGGGTACGTGGGCGCCCGGGTGACCCGTCGGCTGCCGCCGGTGGTGCTCCGGTCGCTGATCGTCTGCTTCGGTACGACGATCGGCCTCTACCTGCTCTGGCGCGCGCTGGGCTGA
- a CDS encoding nuclear transport factor 2 family protein: MAVTSREIVERLLQAGRDLDIEAFVEVMAPDGYIEWPYRPPGVPARVRGRAEIRRHLAGVAGALVRFDEYRDVVVHETTDPEVIIVEYEAHGVLTATAEPFHQQVIAVFRVKNGQVVSYRDYINPLPLMEALASLGGTRRTGV; this comes from the coding sequence ATGGCCGTCACGTCACGCGAGATCGTCGAGCGGCTGCTACAGGCGGGTCGCGACCTGGATATCGAAGCGTTCGTAGAGGTGATGGCACCCGACGGGTACATCGAGTGGCCGTACCGGCCGCCCGGCGTCCCCGCGCGGGTGCGGGGCCGCGCGGAGATCCGCAGGCACCTGGCCGGGGTGGCCGGGGCGCTGGTGCGGTTCGACGAGTACCGCGATGTCGTCGTGCACGAGACCACCGACCCGGAGGTCATCATCGTGGAGTACGAGGCACACGGCGTCCTCACTGCCACCGCCGAGCCGTTCCACCAGCAGGTCATCGCCGTGTTCCGGGTGAAGAACGGGCAGGTCGTGTCGTACCGCGACTACATCAACCCGCTGCCCTTGATGGAAGCGCTCGCGAGCCTCGGCGGCACCCGCCGGACCGGTGTGTAG